A window of Eikenella corrodens contains these coding sequences:
- the hscA gene encoding Fe-S protein assembly chaperone HscA yields MALLQIAEPGLSAAPHQHRLAVGIDLGTTNSLVATVKSGHAACLPDEEGRFLLPSVVRYGADGQIITGQAALQSQTADPANTVSSAKRLIGRKLEDIDTSHLPYRFGQSDQLIDLQTRQGAKTPIDVSADILRTLKARAEQSLGGELVGAVITVPAYFDDAQRQATKDAARLAGLNVLRLLNEPTAAAIAYGLDNAAEGTFVVYDLGGGTFDVSVLQLSKGLFEVKATGGNSALGGDDFDHRVLCHLIEANRLSITNAQDSRLLLSLVRQAKEELSRLPESRIQAVLSDGTQIDTTLTRTQFHALTQHLVAQTLVPVKQALKDAGISKGDIGGVIMVGGATRMLHVQQAVANFFGQTPLTNLDPDQVVALGAAMQADVLAGNKRDNDWLLLDVTPLSLGLETYGGLAEKIIPRNSTLPTARAQEFTTFKDGQTAMTIHVVQGERELVADCRSLAKFTLRGIPPMVAGAARIRVTFQIDADGLLSVSAREQTTGVQAQIEVKPSYGLDDETITKMLSDSISHAGGDAAARARAEAVVEAESLIDAVEAALELDGDLLDESSLAAIRAQISTLQSLLPEAEANPIRNATAALAAGTDDFAAKRMDRNIQRALTGQRVEDMA; encoded by the coding sequence ATGGCACTCCTACAAATCGCCGAGCCCGGCCTCTCTGCCGCCCCGCACCAACACCGCCTAGCCGTCGGCATCGACTTGGGCACCACCAACAGCCTGGTTGCCACCGTGAAAAGCGGCCATGCCGCCTGCCTGCCCGATGAAGAAGGCCGCTTCCTGCTGCCTTCAGTGGTGCGCTACGGCGCCGACGGGCAAATCATCACCGGCCAGGCCGCCCTGCAAAGCCAAACCGCCGACCCGGCCAACACCGTCAGCTCCGCCAAACGCCTGATCGGCCGCAAATTGGAAGACATCGATACCAGCCACCTGCCCTACCGTTTCGGCCAATCCGACCAACTAATCGACCTGCAGACCCGCCAAGGCGCGAAAACGCCGATCGACGTATCCGCCGACATCCTGCGCACACTCAAAGCCCGTGCCGAGCAGAGCCTTGGCGGCGAACTGGTGGGCGCGGTCATCACCGTGCCGGCCTATTTTGACGATGCCCAGCGCCAGGCCACCAAAGATGCCGCCCGCCTGGCCGGGCTGAACGTACTGCGCCTGCTCAACGAGCCCACCGCCGCCGCCATCGCCTACGGGCTGGATAATGCCGCCGAAGGCACATTCGTGGTGTACGACCTCGGCGGCGGCACGTTTGACGTATCCGTGTTGCAGCTTTCCAAAGGCCTGTTCGAAGTGAAGGCCACCGGCGGCAATTCCGCGCTCGGCGGCGACGATTTCGACCACCGCGTGCTGTGCCACCTGATTGAAGCCAACCGCCTCTCCATCACCAACGCCCAAGACAGCCGCCTGCTGCTCAGCCTGGTGCGCCAAGCCAAAGAAGAGCTCAGCAGGCTACCTGAAAGCCGTATCCAAGCGGTGCTAAGCGACGGCACGCAAATCGACACCACCCTGACCCGCACCCAATTCCACGCCCTCACCCAGCATCTCGTGGCGCAAACCCTTGTGCCGGTGAAACAGGCATTGAAAGATGCCGGCATCAGCAAAGGCGATATCGGCGGCGTAATTATGGTGGGCGGCGCCACCCGCATGCTGCATGTGCAACAGGCCGTGGCCAATTTCTTCGGCCAAACCCCGCTCACCAACCTAGACCCCGACCAAGTGGTCGCGCTCGGTGCCGCCATGCAGGCCGACGTGCTGGCCGGCAACAAGCGCGACAACGACTGGCTATTGCTCGACGTTACCCCCCTCTCGCTCGGCCTCGAAACCTACGGCGGGCTGGCTGAAAAAATCATCCCGCGCAACAGCACCCTGCCCACCGCCCGCGCCCAAGAATTCACCACCTTCAAAGACGGCCAAACCGCCATGACCATCCACGTGGTGCAGGGCGAGCGCGAACTGGTGGCCGACTGCCGCAGCCTCGCCAAATTCACCCTGCGCGGCATACCGCCGATGGTGGCCGGTGCCGCCCGCATCCGCGTAACCTTCCAAATCGATGCCGACGGCCTGCTTTCCGTGTCCGCCCGCGAGCAAACCACCGGCGTGCAGGCGCAAATCGAAGTGAAACCCTCCTACGGCCTCGACGACGAAACCATCACTAAAATGTTGTCCGACAGCATCAGCCACGCCGGAGGCGATGCCGCCGCCCGCGCCCGTGCCGAAGCCGTGGTGGAAGCCGAAAGCCTGATTGATGCAGTGGAGGCCGCGCTGGAGCTGGATGGCGACCTGCTCGATGAGAGCAGCCTTGCCGCTATCCGCGCCCAAATCTCCACCCTGCAAAGCCTGCTCCCCGAAGCCGAAGCCAACCCCATCCGCAACGCCACCGCCGCCCTTGCCGCCGGCACCGACGATTTTGCCGCCAAACGCATGGACCGCAACATCCAGCGCGCCCTCACCGGTCAGCGGGTGGAAGATATGGCGTGA
- the rpsP gene encoding 30S ribosomal protein S16 — protein sequence MVVIRFSRGGSKHSPFFNIVVADSRNRRDGRFIERVGFYNPVANEKQERVRLNTERLNYWVSQGAQVSDAVARLVKEQQKAA from the coding sequence ATGGTAGTTATCCGTTTTTCGCGCGGCGGCTCCAAGCATTCTCCGTTTTTCAACATCGTGGTAGCCGATTCACGCAACCGTCGTGACGGCCGCTTCATCGAGCGGGTTGGCTTTTACAACCCTGTAGCCAACGAAAAACAGGAGCGCGTACGCCTGAACACCGAACGCCTGAACTACTGGGTGAGCCAAGGTGCGCAAGTAAGCGATGCCGTTGCCCGCTTGGTAAAAGAGCAGCAGAAAGCCGCCTAA
- the hslU gene encoding ATP-dependent protease ATPase subunit HslU produces the protein MSTSVMTPQEIVHELDKHIIGQQQAKKAVAVALRNRYRRSQVAEPLQSEIVPKNILMIGPTGVGKTEIARRLARLANAPFIKIEATKFTEVGYVGRDVDSIVRDLMEIALKNLREQAVRKNRDRAQDAAENRVLDALLPPPPQTGFEGEPAEPQPESHTRKKFREMLRRGELDDKEINIELSQALPATMQVMGPPGMEEFSSQLQDMFANLHKGRTKPHKIKVAAAMKLLLDEEAAKLINEEELREQAVHAVEQHGIVFLDEIDKIAADRNRHGGDVSRQGVQRDLLPLVEGTTVQTKYGMIKTDHILFIASGAFHLSKPSDLIPELQGRFPIRVELNSLTVEDFQAILTSTDASLTKQYQALLATDGVELDFAPDGITRLAEIAFQVNEKTENIGARRLHTVLEKLLEDVSFHAPQGTTRITAAYVDERLAEVAEQEDLARYVL, from the coding sequence ATGAGCACTTCCGTGATGACCCCGCAAGAAATCGTCCACGAGCTGGACAAACACATCATCGGCCAGCAGCAGGCCAAAAAGGCCGTAGCCGTGGCCTTGCGCAACCGCTACCGCAGAAGCCAGGTGGCCGAGCCGCTGCAAAGCGAAATCGTGCCGAAAAACATCCTGATGATCGGCCCCACCGGCGTGGGCAAAACCGAAATTGCTCGCCGTTTGGCACGGCTGGCCAATGCGCCGTTTATCAAAATCGAGGCCACCAAGTTCACCGAAGTGGGCTATGTGGGGCGCGATGTCGACAGCATTGTGCGCGATTTGATGGAAATCGCCCTGAAGAATTTGCGCGAACAGGCCGTGCGCAAAAATCGCGACCGCGCTCAAGACGCTGCCGAAAACCGTGTGCTCGACGCGCTTTTGCCGCCTCCGCCGCAAACCGGCTTCGAAGGCGAACCGGCCGAACCTCAGCCCGAAAGCCACACCCGCAAAAAATTCCGCGAAATGCTGCGCCGGGGCGAATTGGACGATAAAGAAATCAACATCGAACTGAGCCAAGCCTTGCCCGCCACCATGCAAGTGATGGGCCCGCCCGGGATGGAAGAATTCAGCAGCCAGCTGCAAGACATGTTTGCCAACCTTCACAAAGGCCGCACCAAGCCGCACAAAATCAAAGTGGCCGCCGCCATGAAGCTCTTGTTGGACGAAGAAGCCGCCAAACTGATTAACGAAGAAGAACTGCGCGAACAGGCCGTACACGCTGTGGAGCAGCATGGCATCGTATTCCTCGACGAAATCGACAAAATCGCGGCCGACCGCAACCGGCACGGCGGCGACGTATCGCGCCAAGGCGTGCAGCGCGACCTTTTGCCGTTGGTGGAAGGCACAACCGTGCAAACCAAATACGGCATGATTAAAACCGACCACATCCTCTTCATCGCTTCCGGCGCCTTCCATTTAAGCAAACCCAGCGACCTGATTCCCGAGCTGCAAGGCCGCTTCCCCATCCGCGTGGAATTAAACAGCCTAACCGTGGAAGACTTCCAAGCCATCCTCACCAGCACCGACGCCAGCCTCACCAAGCAATACCAAGCCCTGCTGGCCACCGACGGCGTAGAGCTCGATTTCGCCCCCGACGGTATCACCCGCCTGGCCGAAATCGCCTTCCAAGTGAACGAGAAAACCGAAAACATCGGGGCCCGCCGCCTGCACACCGTGCTGGAAAAACTGCTGGAAGACGTATCTTTCCATGCCCCGCAAGGCACCACGCGAATTACCGCCGCCTATGTGGACGAGCGGCTGGCCGAAGTGGCCGAACAGGAAGATTTGGCGCGGTACGTACTGTAA
- a CDS encoding prolyl oligopeptidase family serine peptidase has product MKMSADRYAVFENLDAPETSAFAAAEHAQTQAWLESRPDYEPLRRDILAVLQDEQQIPFCQEHRARMYHFYQSKEFPKGVYRVCSAASYRAGLPEWEVLFSVADFDEVLGEDVYLDGVSHYVEQPNRVLLSLSPGGGDAAFTLEFDLETRQVVPNGFHFPAGKNHIAWRDEDSVWVCPAWDERQLTASGYPREAWLLRRGQSFEEAQPLLQTAVDSVWVHAWRYLDAQGAPLDLLEESTGFFSRRYFQVASDGALLPLGLPETCEICGYLGGWLLVLLKHDWLRANQSYAAGSLVAVKLNKGVLGQAQCLFAPQAGQSVEGVETTRHFVAATLLDNVSGSLKAWRLQQGQWQPAKVPELPLEGAGVLEFADQPWGGDVLYIAASSFLSPLTLYTLDLQRQEWCVMRRQPAQFDPEGVGVQQLHAVSADGERIPYYYVGNGEPNVPALVYAYGGFGVPELPHYLGIIGRHWLAQGGAFVLANIRGGGEFGPAWHAAAQGAARKHKSAEDLVAVAQDLAVRGLSAPERIVLQGGSNGGLVCAAAYCAAPQSIGGMVCEVPLTDMLRYPHLLAGASWQEEYGNPDTEPDRGYLKKLSPYHNLYDGQTYPPTLITTNLSDDRVHPAHALKFHARLREIGVKSRLYAPEAGGHAGNASQEEVAAELAAVLVFLRQTVGK; this is encoded by the coding sequence CTGAAAATGTCTGCTGACCGTTATGCCGTGTTTGAAAACCTAGATGCCCCCGAAACCAGTGCTTTCGCTGCTGCCGAACACGCGCAAACGCAAGCCTGGCTGGAGAGCCGGCCGGATTACGAGCCGCTGCGCCGCGATATTTTGGCGGTGTTGCAAGACGAGCAGCAGATTCCGTTTTGCCAGGAGCACCGCGCGCGGATGTATCACTTTTATCAGAGCAAGGAGTTTCCGAAGGGTGTGTACCGCGTGTGCAGCGCGGCTTCGTATCGCGCCGGGCTGCCGGAATGGGAGGTGTTGTTTTCGGTGGCAGATTTCGATGAGGTGTTGGGTGAGGATGTGTATTTAGACGGCGTGTCGCACTATGTGGAGCAGCCGAACCGGGTGTTGCTCTCGCTCAGCCCGGGCGGCGGCGATGCGGCGTTTACGCTGGAATTTGATTTGGAAACGCGCCAAGTGGTGCCCAATGGTTTCCACTTTCCGGCGGGCAAAAACCATATTGCCTGGCGTGATGAAGACAGCGTGTGGGTGTGCCCGGCTTGGGACGAGCGCCAGCTCACTGCTTCGGGCTATCCGCGCGAGGCGTGGCTGTTGCGGCGCGGGCAGAGCTTCGAGGAGGCGCAGCCGTTGCTGCAAACGGCGGTGGATTCGGTGTGGGTGCACGCTTGGCGTTATCTGGATGCGCAGGGTGCGCCGCTGGATTTGCTGGAAGAAAGCACGGGCTTTTTCAGCCGCCGTTATTTTCAGGTAGCCTCCGATGGGGCGCTGCTGCCTTTGGGGCTACCTGAAACTTGCGAAATCTGCGGTTATTTGGGCGGCTGGCTGCTGGTGTTGCTCAAGCACGACTGGCTGCGGGCAAACCAAAGCTATGCGGCGGGCAGCCTGGTGGCGGTGAAGCTGAACAAGGGCGTGCTGGGGCAGGCGCAATGTCTGTTTGCGCCGCAGGCGGGGCAGTCGGTGGAGGGCGTGGAGACCACGCGCCATTTTGTGGCGGCCACCTTGCTGGATAATGTTTCAGGTAGCCTCAAGGCTTGGCGTTTGCAGCAGGGGCAGTGGCAGCCGGCCAAAGTGCCCGAACTGCCGCTGGAAGGGGCGGGCGTGCTGGAGTTTGCCGACCAGCCTTGGGGCGGCGATGTGCTGTATATCGCGGCCAGCAGCTTCCTTTCGCCGCTCACGCTCTATACGCTGGATTTGCAGCGGCAGGAGTGGTGTGTGATGCGCCGTCAGCCTGCTCAGTTTGATCCTGAGGGGGTGGGCGTGCAGCAGTTGCATGCCGTGTCGGCCGATGGCGAGCGCATTCCGTATTATTACGTGGGCAACGGTGAGCCGAACGTGCCTGCGCTGGTGTATGCCTACGGCGGCTTCGGTGTGCCGGAACTGCCGCATTATTTGGGCATCATCGGTCGGCATTGGCTTGCGCAGGGCGGGGCGTTTGTGTTGGCCAATATCCGGGGCGGCGGCGAATTCGGCCCGGCTTGGCATGCTGCCGCCCAAGGTGCGGCACGCAAACATAAAAGCGCGGAAGATTTGGTGGCCGTGGCGCAGGATTTGGCTGTGCGCGGTTTGTCTGCGCCCGAACGCATTGTGTTGCAGGGCGGCAGCAACGGCGGATTAGTATGCGCCGCTGCTTATTGTGCCGCGCCGCAAAGCATCGGCGGCATGGTGTGCGAAGTGCCGCTCACCGATATGTTGCGCTATCCGCACCTCTTGGCCGGTGCTTCGTGGCAGGAGGAATACGGCAATCCCGATACCGAGCCGGATAGGGGTTACCTGAAAAAACTTTCGCCCTACCATAATCTGTATGATGGCCAAACCTACCCGCCCACCCTCATCACCACCAATCTGAGCGACGACCGTGTGCACCCTGCCCACGCACTCAAATTCCATGCCCGCCTGCGCGAAATCGGCGTAAAAAGCCGTCTCTACGCCCCCGAAGCCGGCGGCCATGCGGGCAATGCCTCGCAGGAAGAAGTGGCTGCCGAGTTGGCTGCCGTGCTGGTGTTTTTGCGGCAAACGGTGGGCAAATAG
- a CDS encoding NAD(P)H-dependent glycerol-3-phosphate dehydrogenase produces the protein MQICIIGAGAWGTALAIHFAQNGQQVCLWTRNAEHAAAMRAERINSGYLKDFPFPDRLAVADTPPPKPELVIIATPTAGLRGSLQTLRQWGWGDIPVLTACKGFEQGSGLLPHQVAREELPDNPRIGILSGPSFAQELAQQLPCAVTLASDNTAWIEPLAAALSSAVLRLYANDDMVGVGVGGAVKNVMAIAVGIADGLQYGLNARAALMTRGLAEINRLALALGAKQTTLMGLAGMGDLILTCTGSLSRNRQVGLKLAEGKPLPVILSELGHVAEGVYTIREAGAQAAKLGIEMPITRILNELLDGRVDVNDVAERLMLREIRSE, from the coding sequence ATGCAAATCTGCATCATCGGCGCCGGCGCTTGGGGCACGGCACTGGCCATCCACTTTGCCCAAAACGGCCAGCAAGTTTGCCTGTGGACACGCAATGCCGAACATGCCGCCGCCATGCGTGCCGAGCGCATCAACTCAGGCTACCTGAAAGATTTCCCTTTCCCCGACCGACTGGCCGTGGCCGACACGCCGCCGCCCAAGCCCGAGCTCGTCATCATCGCCACGCCCACCGCCGGCCTGCGCGGCAGCCTGCAAACCCTGCGGCAATGGGGCTGGGGCGATATTCCCGTGCTCACCGCCTGCAAAGGTTTCGAGCAGGGCAGCGGCCTGCTGCCGCACCAGGTGGCCCGCGAAGAGCTGCCGGACAACCCGCGCATCGGCATCCTGTCCGGCCCCAGCTTCGCCCAAGAATTGGCGCAACAGCTGCCCTGCGCCGTTACCCTCGCTTCCGACAACACAGCCTGGATTGAACCGCTCGCCGCCGCGCTCAGCTCCGCCGTGCTGCGCCTGTATGCCAACGACGATATGGTGGGCGTGGGCGTGGGCGGGGCGGTGAAAAACGTGATGGCCATCGCAGTGGGCATCGCCGACGGCCTGCAATACGGCCTCAACGCCCGCGCCGCCCTGATGACGCGCGGCCTGGCCGAAATCAACCGCCTGGCGCTGGCCTTGGGCGCAAAGCAAACCACCCTGATGGGCTTGGCCGGGATGGGCGACCTCATCCTCACCTGCACCGGCTCGCTCTCGCGCAACCGACAAGTTGGCCTCAAGCTGGCCGAGGGCAAACCGCTGCCCGTGATTTTGTCCGAACTCGGCCATGTGGCCGAAGGCGTGTACACCATCCGCGAAGCGGGCGCACAAGCGGCCAAACTCGGCATCGAAATGCCGATTACGCGTATCCTGAACGAGCTCCTAGACGGCCGTGTTGATGTGAATGATGTGGCCGAGCGGCTGATGCTGCGTGAAATCCGCAGCGAATAA
- the fabF gene encoding beta-ketoacyl-ACP synthase II: protein MSQRRVVVTGLGQISPVGNNVADAWQNLLAGVSGIGRITRFDAGELSAQIAGEVKDFQIGDYISAKEARRMDTFIHYGVAAALQAVADAGLDDYPALDKTRVGVNIGSGIGGLPSIEETGIVVHENGPRRINPFFIPGSLINLIAGHVTILKGYQGPSYGIVSACTTGAHCIGDAARMIQYGDADVMVAGGAESAVCVLGVAGFAAMKALSTRNDDPATASRPWDKDRDGFVMGEGAGVLVLEEYEHAKKRGAKIYAELAGFGMSSDAHHITAPNAEGPALAVARALKDAGLNPSDIDYVNAHGTSTPLGDANETTALKLAFGEHAKKLVVNSTKSMTGHLLGGAGGVEAVYSVLALHHQKSPPTINIFEQDVEGGCDLDYCANEARDLPIRAAISNSFGFGGTNGTLAFKRFDG from the coding sequence ATGAGTCAGAGAAGAGTGGTGGTAACCGGGCTGGGGCAGATTTCCCCGGTGGGCAACAATGTGGCCGATGCCTGGCAAAACCTGTTGGCCGGCGTGAGCGGTATCGGACGGATTACCCGTTTTGACGCGGGCGAACTGAGCGCCCAAATTGCCGGCGAAGTGAAAGATTTCCAAATCGGCGATTACATTAGCGCCAAAGAAGCGCGCCGCATGGACACCTTCATCCACTACGGCGTTGCCGCTGCCTTGCAGGCCGTGGCCGACGCCGGGCTGGACGACTATCCCGCCCTAGATAAAACCCGCGTGGGCGTGAACATCGGTTCCGGCATCGGCGGCCTGCCTTCCATTGAGGAAACCGGCATCGTGGTGCACGAAAACGGCCCGCGCCGCATCAATCCCTTCTTTATCCCTGGCTCGCTGATCAACCTGATTGCCGGCCACGTGACCATTCTTAAAGGCTACCAAGGCCCCAGCTACGGCATCGTGTCGGCCTGCACCACCGGCGCGCACTGCATCGGCGATGCCGCCCGCATGATTCAATACGGCGATGCCGACGTGATGGTGGCCGGCGGTGCGGAAAGCGCAGTGTGCGTGCTCGGCGTGGCCGGTTTTGCCGCGATGAAAGCGTTGTCTACCCGCAATGACGACCCCGCCACTGCCTCCCGCCCGTGGGACAAAGACCGCGACGGCTTCGTGATGGGCGAAGGAGCGGGCGTGCTGGTGTTGGAAGAATACGAACACGCCAAAAAACGCGGTGCGAAAATCTACGCCGAACTGGCCGGTTTCGGCATGAGCTCCGATGCGCACCACATTACCGCGCCCAATGCCGAAGGCCCCGCCTTGGCTGTGGCACGCGCCTTGAAAGACGCCGGCCTCAATCCGAGCGACATCGATTATGTGAACGCGCACGGCACGTCTACCCCGTTGGGCGATGCCAACGAAACCACCGCGCTGAAACTTGCCTTCGGCGAGCACGCCAAAAAGCTGGTGGTCAACTCCACCAAATCCATGACCGGCCACCTGCTCGGCGGTGCCGGTGGCGTGGAAGCCGTGTATTCCGTGTTGGCGCTGCACCACCAAAAATCACCGCCCACCATCAATATCTTCGAGCAAGACGTTGAAGGCGGCTGCGATTTGGATTACTGCGCCAACGAAGCCCGCGACCTGCCCATCCGTGCCGCCATTTCCAACTCATTCGGCTTCGGCGGCACCAACGGCACGCTGGCGTTCAAACGCTTTGACGGCTGA
- the acpP gene encoding acyl carrier protein: protein MENIEQRVKKIVAEQLGKSESEVKNESSFSEDLGADSLDVVELVMALEEAFGCDIPDEEAEKITTVQQAIDFVTSRSN from the coding sequence ATGGAAAATATCGAACAACGTGTGAAGAAAATCGTTGCCGAACAATTGGGTAAGAGCGAAAGCGAAGTGAAAAACGAATCTTCCTTCAGCGAAGATTTGGGCGCCGACTCTCTGGACGTGGTTGAGCTGGTAATGGCTTTGGAAGAAGCTTTCGGCTGCGACATCCCCGATGAAGAAGCCGAAAAAATCACTACCGTTCAACAAGCCATTGACTTTGTTACTTCCCGCTCCAACTAA
- a CDS encoding cell division protein ZapA, translating to MSIEQVNVDILGRQFNIGTPNSEKATLLQAVHMLNQKIGVIQSSGRIVETDKIVIMAALNLTHDLLKMSAKDGLAIGEIERRISAMIESCDKALDLEK from the coding sequence ATGAGTATCGAACAAGTCAATGTAGACATATTGGGCCGCCAGTTCAATATCGGCACGCCCAACAGCGAGAAAGCAACCCTGCTGCAGGCGGTGCATATGCTGAACCAGAAAATCGGCGTCATCCAATCTTCCGGCCGGATTGTGGAAACCGACAAAATCGTGATTATGGCCGCGCTGAACCTCACCCACGACCTGCTTAAAATGAGCGCGAAAGACGGTTTGGCAATCGGTGAAATTGAGCGTAGAATAAGTGCCATGATAGAAAGTTGCGATAAAGCACTTGATTTGGAAAAATAA
- the rimM gene encoding ribosome maturation factor RimM (Essential for efficient processing of 16S rRNA), with the protein MSRSQDNWVAMGYVKSAFGIKGWVKVAADTEYADSLLDYPVWQLSKDGVSRSYTLENGQVAGDELQVKFAEISDRDAAQLLRGYTIEIKRSDFEPAQEGEYYWADLVGLTVHNRRNKLIGTVSSLMETGAHDILVVDGEHGRKLIPFVDHYIDNVDLEQGSIIADWGLDY; encoded by the coding sequence ATGAGCCGCAGCCAAGACAACTGGGTAGCCATGGGCTATGTGAAAAGCGCTTTCGGCATCAAAGGCTGGGTAAAAGTGGCCGCCGATACCGAATATGCCGACAGCCTGCTGGACTACCCTGTATGGCAGCTGAGCAAAGACGGCGTTTCCCGCAGCTACACGCTGGAAAACGGCCAGGTGGCCGGCGATGAATTGCAAGTAAAATTCGCCGAAATCAGCGACCGCGATGCCGCACAGCTGTTGCGCGGCTACACCATCGAAATCAAACGCAGCGATTTCGAGCCCGCCCAAGAAGGCGAATACTACTGGGCCGACTTGGTCGGCTTGACGGTACACAACCGGCGAAACAAGCTCATCGGCACAGTAAGCAGCCTGATGGAAACCGGTGCGCACGATATTTTGGTGGTAGATGGTGAGCATGGCCGCAAACTGATTCCGTTTGTCGATCACTACATCGACAATGTGGATTTGGAACAAGGCAGCATCATTGCCGATTGGGGCTTGGATTACTGA
- a CDS encoding alpha/beta hydrolase, protein MTPYLQHQIAALGSELSPQLIEATYRLLTPLAARPDPACGQICADLPYGTHPRHKLDLYGTQSSGSRPVVVYIHGGGFVAGDKHGNGGPFFANIGAWAVANGMIAAIPNYRLAPEYPYPAGRDDVLAVVRWLCANVAQFGGNPNAIFLVGQSAGATHVADAVAELTRIGQSATIAGAVMLSGIYNPAACGRHPSLDAYYGTDLAARRAAASLPGLLDTPIPCLFALAEFDPPMFQEQAVELVAEYTAKHGRWPNLHRLPHHNHLSPALLLGAESEDDVGSILCEFILSDK, encoded by the coding sequence ATGACCCCATATCTCCAACACCAAATTGCTGCTCTTGGCAGCGAACTTTCCCCGCAGCTTATTGAAGCCACTTACCGCCTGCTAACCCCGTTAGCTGCCCGGCCTGATCCTGCTTGCGGTCAAATCTGTGCCGACCTGCCGTACGGCACACATCCGCGGCACAAACTCGACCTTTACGGCACACAATCATCTGGCAGCCGGCCGGTTGTGGTTTACATCCACGGCGGCGGTTTTGTGGCAGGTGACAAACATGGCAATGGCGGCCCGTTTTTTGCCAACATCGGTGCGTGGGCAGTAGCCAACGGGATGATTGCTGCTATCCCCAATTACCGTCTTGCCCCCGAATACCCCTATCCTGCAGGTCGGGATGACGTGTTGGCTGTTGTGCGTTGGTTATGCGCCAATGTGGCTCAATTCGGTGGCAACCCGAATGCCATTTTTCTGGTCGGGCAATCCGCAGGGGCAACCCATGTGGCTGATGCTGTAGCTGAACTGACCCGCATTGGCCAGTCTGCAACCATAGCAGGTGCGGTTATGCTTTCTGGTATTTACAACCCTGCTGCATGCGGCCGTCATCCCAGCTTGGATGCCTATTACGGTACAGATCTTGCAGCGCGCCGGGCTGCTGCCAGCCTGCCTGGGCTGCTCGATACGCCGATTCCTTGTCTGTTTGCGCTTGCAGAGTTCGATCCGCCGATGTTTCAAGAGCAGGCTGTAGAACTGGTGGCTGAATATACCGCCAAGCATGGCAGATGGCCGAACCTTCATCGCTTGCCGCACCACAATCACTTGTCGCCCGCCCTGCTGCTGGGTGCAGAATCGGAAGATGATGTCGGCAGTATTCTTTGTGAGTTTATATTGTCTGATAAATAG
- the trmD gene encoding tRNA (guanosine(37)-N1)-methyltransferase TrmD: MYIQAVTLFGEMFRSITDYGVTGRALQRGLWQFNSINPRRFADNKLGYIDDRPFGGGPGMIMMAEPLQSAIDAAKAQHNGKVVYLSPQGSSFTHQKAAELAKLDGLILVCGRYEGIDERLLSSAIDEEISIGDFVVSGGELPAMMLMDAVLRLIPGVLGDDDSARQDSFANGLLDCPHYTRPIEFQGMPVPAVLRSGNHALIAEWRLEQALRRTLQRRPDLLASRALTPEESRLLQKIQQEERDIPS, translated from the coding sequence ATGTATATCCAAGCCGTTACCCTGTTTGGCGAGATGTTCCGTAGCATCACCGACTACGGCGTAACCGGCCGCGCCCTGCAACGCGGTTTATGGCAGTTCAACAGCATCAACCCACGCCGGTTTGCCGACAACAAATTGGGCTACATCGACGACAGGCCTTTTGGCGGCGGCCCCGGCATGATCATGATGGCCGAACCGCTGCAATCGGCAATTGATGCCGCCAAAGCGCAGCATAACGGCAAAGTGGTTTACCTCAGCCCGCAAGGCAGCTCGTTCACGCATCAAAAAGCAGCCGAACTGGCTAAACTGGACGGTTTGATTTTGGTGTGCGGCCGCTACGAAGGCATAGACGAGCGCCTGCTGAGCAGTGCCATTGATGAAGAGATCAGCATTGGCGACTTTGTGGTGTCCGGCGGCGAATTGCCGGCCATGATGTTGATGGATGCAGTATTGAGGCTGATTCCCGGCGTGCTGGGCGATGACGACTCGGCCAGACAGGATTCGTTTGCCAACGGCCTTTTAGACTGCCCGCACTACACCCGCCCGATAGAATTTCAGGGCATGCCCGTGCCCGCTGTATTGCGCAGCGGCAACCATGCCCTGATTGCGGAATGGCGCTTAGAGCAAGCGCTGCGCCGCACCCTGCAGCGCCGACCGGACCTTTTGGCCAGCCGCGCATTAACCCCAGAGGAATCTAGGCTCCTGCAAAAAATTCAGCAGGAGGAACGAGATATCCCATCATAA